The genomic DNA AAGACCCGAAGCGGAGTGATCTAGCCATGGGCAGGTTGAAGCGGAGGTAAGACTTCGTGGAGGACCGAACCCACCAGGGTTGAAAACCTGGGGGATGACCTGTGGTTAGGGGTGAAAGGCCAATCAAACTCCGTGATAGCTGGTTCTCCCCGAAATGCATTTAGGTGCAGCGTCGTGTGTTTCTTGCCGGAGGTAGAGCACTGGATAGGCGATGGGCCCTACCGGGTTACTGACCTTAGCCAAACTCCGAATGCCGGTAAGTGAGAGCGCGGCAGTGAGACTGTGGGGGATAAGCTCCATGGTCGAGAGGGAAACAGCCCAGAGCATCGACTAAGGCCCCTAAGCGTACGCTAAGTGGGAAAGGATGTGGAGTCGCAGAGACAACCAGGAGGTTGGCTTAGAAGCAGCCATCCTTGAAAGAGTGCGTAATAGCTCACTGGTCAAGTGATTCCGCGCCGACAATGTAGCGGGGCTCAAGCGTACCGCCGAAGTCGTGTCATTGCAGCATGAGGGCTAACGCCTGTTGTGATGGGTAGGGGAGCGTCGTGTGCCGGGTGAAGCAGCCGTGGAAGCGAGTTGTGGACGGTTCACGAGTGAGAATGCAGGCATGAGTAGCGATACACACGTGGGAAACGTGTGCGCCGATTGACTAAGGGTTCCTGGGTCAAGCTGATCTGCCCAGGGTAAGTCGGGACCTAAGGCGAGGCCGACAGGCGTAGTCGATGGACAACCGGTTGATATTCCGGTACCCGCTTTGAAGCGTCAGCGCTGAACCTAGCGATGCTAAGCCCGTGAAACCGCCGTGTGCGTCTTCGGACAAGTGCGGAGTGGTGGAGCCGGTGGCCCAGACTGGTAGTAGGTGAGTGATGGGGTGACGCAGGAAGGTAGTCCAGCCCGGGCGGTGGTTGTCCCGGGGTAAGGGTGTAGGCCGTGTGGTAGGTAAATCCGTCGCACGTGAAGGCTGAGACCTGATGCCGAGCCGATTGTGGCGAAGTGGATGATCCTATGCTGTCGAGAAAAGCCTCTAGCGAGTTTCATGGCGGCCCGTACCCTAAACCGACTCAGGTGGTCAGGTAGAGAATACCGAGGCGTTCGGGTGAACTATGGTTAAGGAACTCGGCAAAATGCCCCCGTAACTTCGGGAGAAGGGGGGCCATGTCTGGTGATGAGTCTTGCACTCGGAGCTGGGTGTGGCCGCAGAGACCAGCGAGAAGCGACTGTTTACTAAAAACACAGGTCCGTGCGAAGCCGTAAGGCGATGTATACGGACTGACGCCTGCCCGGTGCTGGAACGTTAAGGGGACCGGTTAGCTCCATTTCGGTGGGGCGAAGCTGAGAACTTAAGCGCCAGTAAACGGCGGTGGTAACTATAACCATCCTAAGGTAGCGAAATTCCTTGTCGGGTAAGTTCCGACCTGCACGAATGGCGTAACGACTTCTCGACTGTCTCAACCATAGGCCCGGTGAAATTGCACTACGAGTAAAGATGCTCGTTTCGCGCAGCAGGACGGAAAGACCCCGGGACCTTTACTACAGTTTGATATTGGTGTTCGGTTCGGCTTGTGTAGGATAGGTGGGAGACTGTGAAGCTTCAACGCCAGTTGGGGTGGAGTCGTCGTTGAAATACCACTCTGGTCGTGCTGGATGTCTAACCTGGGTCCGTGATCCGGATCAGGGACAGTGTCTGATGGGTAGTTTAACTGGGGCGGTTGCCTCCTAAAGGGTAACGGAGGCGCCCAAAGGTTCCCTCAGCCTGGTTGGTAATCAGGTGTTGAGTGTAAGTGCACAAGGGAGCTTGACTGTGAGACCGACGGGTCGAGCAGGGACGAAAGTCGGGACTAGTGATCCGGCGGTGGCTTGTGGAAGCGCCGTCGCTCAACGGATAAAAGGTACCCCGGGGATAACAGGCTGATCTTCCCCAAGAGTCCATATCGACGGGATGGTTTGGCACCTCGATGTCGGCTCGTCGCATCCTGGGGCTGGAGTCGGTCCCAAGGGTTGGGCTGTTCGCCCATTAAAGCGGTACGCGAGCTGGGTTTAGAACGTCGTGAGACAGTTCGGTCCCTATCCGCTGTGCGCGTAGGAATATTGAGAAGGGCTGTCCCTAGTACGAGAGGACCGGGACGGACGAACCTCTGGTGTGCCAGTTGTTCTGCCAAGGGCATGGCTGGTTGGCTACGTTCGGGAGGGATAACCGCTGAAAGCATCTAAGCGGGAAGCCTGCTTCGAGATGAGTGTTCCCGCCTCCTTGAGAGGGTAAGGCTCCCAGTAGACGACTGGGTTGATAGGCCGGATATGGAAGCCCAGTGATGGGTGGAGTTGACCGGTACTAATAGGCCGAGGGCTTGTCCTCAGTTGCTCGCGTCCACTGTGTTGTTCTGAAGGAACGACCTCCCGGTGTGCCGGTGGAGTGTCGGTATCTTCATAGTGTTTCGGTGGTCATAGCGTTAGGGAAACGCCCGGTTACATTCCGAACCCGGAAGCTAAGCCTTTCAGCGCCGATGGTACTGCAGGGGGGATCCTGTGGGAGAGTAGGACACCGCCGAACAATTCTTGAGACGGGAAAGCCCCGCACCTGACGGTGCGGGGCTTTCCCGCGTTTCCGGTTCTTCTGGCAGGACAGCCTACCGAGGTCTCCGAAGGTTCTCAGTAGGCTGCTCGCTTTCCTCAGAGACGCCCTGCCGCCTTCAGCGCGAGGTATGCGTCGGCAAGTGCCGGTGCCAGATCCTCCGGTTTGGCGTCCACGACGGTGACGCCGTGCCGTCGAAGCTGCTCCGCCGTACGGTGTCGCTGGGCTTGGGCCTGAGCTCCGGCAGCAGCCTCGTACACCGCCTCAGTCGTCCCCCGCGACCTCGTCATCCGGTCCACATGCGGATCCGACACGGCGGCCACCACGACTGTGTGCCGCTGGGTGAGCTGCGGCAGTACCGAGAGGAGGCCCTCCTCGATCGGCGCCGCGTCCAAGCCGGTCAGCAGCACGATTAACGAACGGCGCGGGGCGCCGGCCAGCGCTGCGGCGCTCAGACCGCGTGCGTCCGTCTCCACCAGCTCCGGCTCCAGCGTCGCCATGACGTCGACCATCACGGGTAGGACGTCCCGGGCCGCCCGGCCCTGCACACGGGCGCGGAGGCGGCGATCGTACGCCAGCAGGTCCACCCGGTCGCCGGCGCGTGAAGCGAGCGCGGTCAGCAGCAGGGCGGCGTCCATCGCCGCGTCCAGACGGGGAACGTTTCCGACACGGCCGGCCGAGGTGCGCCCCGTGTCCAAGACGAGCAGGAGGTGCCGATCCCGCTCCGGACGCCATGTGCGGACCGCGACATTCGATTGCCGTGCCGTGGCACGCCAGTCGATGGAACGGGTGTCGTCCCCGGGTACGTACTCGCGGAGACTGTCGAACTCGGTGCCCTCGCCCCGCGTCAGCACACTCGTCCGGCCGTCCATCTCCCGCAGCCTCGCGAGCTTGGACGGCAGGTGCTTGCGACTGGTGAACGGAGGCAGGACGCGGACCTTCCACGGCAGGCGGTGGCCGCCCTGGCGGGCCGCCAGACCCAGTGGTCCGTACGAGCGGACCGTGATCCGTTCCGCCTGGCGGTCACCGCGGCGCGTGGGCCGCAGCACCGTCGTCAGCCTGCGTCGCTCGCCCGCCGGGACCGTCACCTTGTGCCGGGAGGCATCCTGGGCGGTGCCCACCGGCCAGGAGCTCGGCGGCCACGCGTCCCGGACGACCGCCCGCAGGCGTCGCCGCGAGGGGTTCTCCAGGAGGAGGTGGACCTGTGCGTTCTCGCCGAGTCGAACGGAGGTATCACCACTTCGGGTGAACCGCAGGGTTCGCACTGGCGCAGCCAGGGCGTAGTCGCACAGAATTGCGAGGGACAGGGGGGCGTTGACGGCCAGCATGCCCGTCCAGCTGGGGGCGAGGATGCCGACCGGGAGCGAACCGATCGCGGCCAGAAGGGCGGTACGCCCGGTGAGGGTCATGGATCACTGCCTCAGCGACGGTGCGGGGACGTGGGCGAGGATCGAGTTGATGACGGAGTCGGCCGTCACGCCCTCCATCTCCGCTTCGGGACGCAGTTGGACGCGGTGGCGCAGGGTGGGTAGGGCGAGGGCCTTCACGTCGTCGGGGGTGACGTAGTCCCGGCCGGTGAGCCAGGCCCAGGCCCGGGCGGTGGAGAGCAGAGCGGTGGCGCCTCGGGGGAGACGCCGAGGGTGAGCGAGGGGGATTCACGCGTGGCACGGCAGATATCGACGACGTAGCCGGAAATCTCGGTGGACACCGAGGTTCGGGCGACCGCGCGGCGAGCGGCCTCCAGGTCCGCGGCGCCGGCGACCGGACGCACACCCGCAGCCTTCAGGTCACGTGGGTCGAAGCCCTCCGCGTGACGGGTCAACACGTTGACCTCGTCGTCGCGGGACGGCAGGGGGACCGTCAACTTCAGGAGGAAACGGTCCAACTGTGCCTCGGGGAGGGGGTAGGTCCCCTCGTACTCGACGGGGTTCTGCGTCGCCGCCACCAGGAACGGCTCGGGCAGGGGACGCGGTGTGCCGTCCACCGTGACCTGCCGCTCCTCCATCGCCTCCAGAAGCGACGACTGGGTTTTCGGCGGCGTCCGGTTGATCTCGTCGGCGAGGAGCAGATTCGTGAAGACCGGGCCCGGCTGGAAGGAGAACTCCGCGGTCCGCGTGTCGTAGACGAGTGAGCCCGTCACGTCGCTCGGCATCAGGTCAGGGGTGAACTGGACGCGCTTGGTGCCGAGTTCCAGCGACGCGGCGAGGGCGCGCACGAGCAGTGTCTTGGCGACACCGGGCACGCCCTCCAGAAGGACGTGGCCCCTGCAGAGCAGAGCGACGACGAGTCCGGTGACGGCGGAGTCCTGCCCGACCACGGCCTTGGCGATCTCGGTGCGCAGGGCTTCCAAGGAGGCGCGGGCGCGGTCCGAGTCCTCAGCGGTCTCGGGGGTCGGGGCACTCATGAGGTGCGTACCTCTCTTTCGAGGGCGTCGAGTTGGTCTGCCAGGAGGACGAGCGCGGCGTCATCGAAGGGAGCCGGGCCGAACAACAGGTCCCGCACGTCGTCGGTGCCGCCGGCCAAGCGGGCCGACAGGGCGGGGAGCAGGGCATCGGGTGAGTGGGCTTCCCGCAGGGGGACACCCACGAGGGGAGCGAGGCGGCCGCGGACGGCCGAGCGGAGCACGGCGGCGGCGCGGTCGCGGGCGTTGGCGCGGAAGTAGAGGCGGGCGCGGCCCTCCGTCGCCTCCGACGCGCGGATCGCGGCCGGGAGGCGTTCCATGACGAGCGGCCCCAGACGGCGGGCCCGCCAGACGGCGGCCAGGACCGCCGCCACGGAGAGCTGCAGGGCGGCCCACGACCAGCCCGAGGGGATCAGGCTGAGGAAGTCCGCTTCCCCTTCCGCATGGTCCCCGCCGTCGGAGCCGTCGCCATCGGCGGCGGAAGGATCGGTGAGTGAGGGGAGGTACCAGACGAGATGGCTACGGGAACCGAGGAGTTGCAGAGCGAGCGACGCGTTGCCCTCGGCGGCGAGGTGCTCGTTGAACAGCAGGTCCGCCGCTCCGAGAAGGACCGTGTCACCGCCGGCGGAGTTCTCCAGGCGGATCAGTGTGGGCAGGCCGTCGTGGAAGTAGCAGGCGTCCGCGGAGGTGGAGCCGGTCGTCGCGTACCGCTCGCCGCCCAGGTCCACCGAGCCCGCACGGCGGGCCTCGGGAAGGTCGCAGCCGGGCTGCAGGGTCCGGACCGCGGCGGGGAGGTCCGCCGTCACACCGGGGGCCAGGGTGCCGAGGGACGACGTGTCGGCGGCGAGGAGGACGGTCCGGCCGCCCGACGTGCCGATCGTGTCGCGCAGGGCCGTTCGCTGGGCGCCGCTGAGCACGTTGGGTGCCGTGACCAGGACGGTGGAGTCGGGGCCGGCGGCGGCGGTGACCTCGTCGAGGGTCGTGGCGACCCGGACCGCCACCCCGCGCTCCCTGAGCAGTTCGGCGATCGCGCGGCTGCCGTTGCGGTTCGGGGAGCGGGGGTCGAGACGGCCGTGCTGCTCGTCGGCCCGCAGCAGGGCCAGAACGAAGCCCGCGGTGATCAGCAGTGCCAGGGCGAGCAGGACGCCCCGCACCCGCGACCAGACGTGGGCGGGGCTCCGGGACAGGGAAGTGCCGGCGGAGGTCATCGGGCGGCTCCCCGGGGCTGGTCGCCCCACCGGGGCCTGGTCCGCTGCACCGCGGCGTCCAGATCCCTCAGACGCCGGTACGCGCGCTGGTCGGCGGTCCGGCCGCCGTACGTGACGTCGTCGAACTCGCGGGCGGCGGTGCGTAGCCCGTCGGCATGGGCGGGCAGTGCCCGGCCCGCCTCGGCGGCCGCCTCGTCCGCGGTGCGGCCCGGACGCGGGTCGAGTACGGTGCGCTCCTCCAGGGAGCGGACCACGGCGCGCATCCGTTCCTGCACCGCCTGGTTCCAGCGGCCCGCGGCCGCGTGTCGCTCGGCGGCCGCACGGTGGTCCTCCGCCGTCCGCGGCTCCTCGGCGAACAGCGAGTCCGCCCGCATCGGCGCCCGGCGCGGCGTGCCGAGCCGCCACCCCAGGGCGCCGAGCAGGGCCGCCGCGAGGGCGGTGATCACCACGATGCCCACCCAGCCCCCCGGAGTGGCGCCGGACGCCGCGTCGAACAGGTCGCCGATCCACTCGAAGAAGGCGTCCGCGGCACGCAGGAGGAGGCTTGGCTCGTCCTCCCCGTACAGCGGCCTGGACAGCTCCCGCTCCGCCGCCTCACGGGCGGGCACCCGCGGCACGTCCAACGGCGGCCCGTCGCCGTCCGCGGTGATCCGCCCCCACACCCCTGCTCCCCCCGCGACCTGCACCGCATCAGCTCCTGGGAGTCGTGCCGCCCGGCGAGGCGGAGCCGTAGCCGGGCACACCCGCCGCACGGGCGAGTTCGAGGTCGAGGGCCTCACGGCGGATACGCAGGTCCACGTAGAGCAGGACCGGCACTCCCGCGGAGATCGGGTACGTGATCGCGGATGCGACGACGGCACCGACGTGCGTAATGACCAGGAACGTCCAGTCGTACGGGGAAACGCCTCCGGAGAGCAGGCCGCCCATCCCCTCACCGCTCACGGCGAACGCGAGCAGGGAGAACGGAACCGCCACGATCATCATGACCAGGAACGTCAGCAGCACCGTCAGGATCAGGATGCCGAAGGTCCGCCACCACGAACCCCGCACCAGTCTGGCGGAACGCCGCAGCGAGGCCACCACACCCTGCCTCTCCAGCATCACCACCGAGTACGACAGGCTGAACCGCACCATCAGCCAGCACACCGCGAGCAGTGCGACCAGCCCGCCGAGGACCGTCAGCAGCGCGCCCGGTGCGGAGCCGACCGCCAGCCCCGGGAGGACGCCCACGGCCATGACGGCGGTGGCCACCAGCGGAAGGAGGAGCATCAGACCCAGCAGCGGCACGAGCCGCGGCCGGGCGTCCCGCCACACCTCTCCGAGCGTCACCGGACGGCCCAGCACCGAGCGGCTCACCACGAACGTCAGCAGCGCCGTCGTCACGAACATGGCCATCAGCCCCAGCAGCGACGACGGAAACGCGGAGATCATGCCCACCCGCAGCGACTCGCCGGTCTGCTCCAGCACCTCCGACGGGCTCGCGTTCGGGTCGACCGTCGGCTGCCGCGGGAGTACGTACCGCCGCAGGAGGAGCTGCGCCAGCTGCACCACCACCGACACGGAGAGCGTGATCCCCAGGACGGTCCGCCAATGCGTACGCAGCGTCGACACCGCCCCGTCCAGGATCTCGCCCACGCCCAGCGGACGCAGCGGGATCACGCCCGGCTTCGGCGCCGGAGGCTGCGCCCACCCGCCGTACGGACCGCCGCCGCCCCGGCCGGGCCCGCCCGGCCCGGGCGCCGACGGCGACCACCGGCCGGGAGGCGGCTGGTTACCCGACCACTTCGGGGCAGGGCCGCCCTGCCCGCCTACCGGGCGGGGCGAATCGGCGCCCCGGTCGTCGGCGGGGGAGGGGATCCGGGCGAGGCCCAGCCCGGAGAGTCGTTCACGGTCGTCCACCTCGTGGCTTGGTCGCGGGGCCCACTCGTCGAGCCGGCTCGGTCACGGCACCCGGCCGCCCGCAGAGCGGCAGGTCGGCAGCCATCGTGCCACGGGCCGCCCGCCCCGGGACCAGTGCCCCGGCGACTCGACCACCCGCCGTGACACCTTCATTGTCACCCGGCCAGCGGGCAGACTGGGCGAATGGCTGATCAGCACGCAGGAACGGATATCGGCGCCCTACCGCCCGTACCCTCCGCCCTCCGCTGGGCGGAACCCCCCGAAGGCCCCGTGGTGATACTCCTCGACCAGACCCGGCTCCCCGCCGAGGAGGTCGAACTGGTCTGCACCGACGTGCCGGCCCTCGTCCGGGCCGTCCAGACGCTCGCCGTGCGCGGCGCACCCCTCCTCGGTCTCGCCGGAGCCTACGGCGTGGCGCTCGCCGCCGCCCGCCGCTACGACGTGGAGGAGGCCGCGGTCCAGCTGGCCGAGGCGCGCCCCACCGCCGTGAACCTCGGATACGGCGTACGGCGGGCCCTCGCCGCCCATCGCGCCGCCGCCGCGAGGGGCGCCACCCCGGAGGAGGCCGCCGAGGCCGCCCTGGTCGAGGCCCGGCGGCTCCACCGGGAGGACGCGGAGGCCAGCACCGCCATGGCCGCCCGAGGCCTCGCCCTCCTCGACGAGCTGCTGCCCGGGGGGAGTCACCGCATCCTCACCCACTGCAACACCGGGGCCCTCGTGTCCGGAGGTGAGGGGACCGCGTTCGCCGTCGCCCTCGCCGCCCACCGGGCCGGGCGGCTGCGGCGGCTGTGGGTCGACGAGACGCGGCCCCTCCTCCAGGGCGCCCGCCTCACCGCGTACGAGGCCGCCCGCAACGGCCTCGCCTACACCCTGCTCACCGACAACGCCGCCGGGTCCCTCTTCGCGGCCGGCGAGGTCGACGCCGTCCTCGTCGGCGCCGACCGGATCGCCGCCGACGGCTCCGTCGCCAACAAGGTCGGCACGTACCCTCTCGCCGTCCTCGCCAGGTACCACCACGTACCGTTCGTGGTCGTCGCCCCCGTGAGCACGATCGACACCGGCACGCCCGACGGGGCGTCCATCGAGATCGAACAACGACCGGGAAGCGAAGTGACGCGGTTCACGGTCCCGGTCCCCGCCGGGGCGGCCGCGAGGGGCACCGGCGGCGGCACACCCGTCGCACCCTTGGGAACCCAGGCCTACAACCCGGCCTTCGACGTCACACCGCCCGAACTGGTGACCGCGCTCGTCACCGAGGCGGGAGTGGCGTCGCCGGCCACCCCGGGA from Streptomyces sp. MRC013 includes the following:
- a CDS encoding DUF58 domain-containing protein is translated as MTLTGRTALLAAIGSLPVGILAPSWTGMLAVNAPLSLAILCDYALAAPVRTLRFTRSGDTSVRLGENAQVHLLLENPSRRRLRAVVRDAWPPSSWPVGTAQDASRHKVTVPAGERRRLTTVLRPTRRGDRQAERITVRSYGPLGLAARQGGHRLPWKVRVLPPFTSRKHLPSKLARLREMDGRTSVLTRGEGTEFDSLREYVPGDDTRSIDWRATARQSNVAVRTWRPERDRHLLLVLDTGRTSAGRVGNVPRLDAAMDAALLLTALASRAGDRVDLLAYDRRLRARVQGRAARDVLPVMVDVMATLEPELVETDARGLSAAALAGAPRRSLIVLLTGLDAAPIEEGLLSVLPQLTQRHTVVVAAVSDPHVDRMTRSRGTTEAVYEAAAGAQAQAQRHRTAEQLRRHGVTVVDAKPEDLAPALADAYLALKAAGRL
- a CDS encoding DUF4350 domain-containing protein → MTSAGTSLSRSPAHVWSRVRGVLLALALLITAGFVLALLRADEQHGRLDPRSPNRNGSRAIAELLRERGVAVRVATTLDEVTAAAGPDSTVLVTAPNVLSGAQRTALRDTIGTSGGRTVLLAADTSSLGTLAPGVTADLPAAVRTLQPGCDLPEARRAGSVDLGGERYATTGSTSADACYFHDGLPTLIRLENSAGGDTVLLGAADLLFNEHLAAEGNASLALQLLGSRSHLVWYLPSLTDPSAADGDGSDGGDHAEGEADFLSLIPSGWSWAALQLSVAAVLAAVWRARRLGPLVMERLPAAIRASEATEGRARLYFRANARDRAAAVLRSAVRGRLAPLVGVPLREAHSPDALLPALSARLAGGTDDVRDLLFGPAPFDDAALVLLADQLDALEREVRTS
- a CDS encoding DUF4129 domain-containing protein, with translation MQVAGGAGVWGRITADGDGPPLDVPRVPAREAAERELSRPLYGEDEPSLLLRAADAFFEWIGDLFDAASGATPGGWVGIVVITALAAALLGALGWRLGTPRRAPMRADSLFAEEPRTAEDHRAAAERHAAAGRWNQAVQERMRAVVRSLEERTVLDPRPGRTADEAAAEAGRALPAHADGLRTAAREFDDVTYGGRTADQRAYRRLRDLDAAVQRTRPRWGDQPRGAAR
- the mtnA gene encoding S-methyl-5-thioribose-1-phosphate isomerase: MADQHAGTDIGALPPVPSALRWAEPPEGPVVILLDQTRLPAEEVELVCTDVPALVRAVQTLAVRGAPLLGLAGAYGVALAAARRYDVEEAAVQLAEARPTAVNLGYGVRRALAAHRAAAARGATPEEAAEAALVEARRLHREDAEASTAMAARGLALLDELLPGGSHRILTHCNTGALVSGGEGTAFAVALAAHRAGRLRRLWVDETRPLLQGARLTAYEAARNGLAYTLLTDNAAGSLFAAGEVDAVLVGADRIAADGSVANKVGTYPLAVLARYHHVPFVVVAPVSTIDTGTPDGASIEIEQRPGSEVTRFTVPVPAGAAARGTGGGTPVAPLGTQAYNPAFDVTPPELVTALVTEAGVASPATPGGIAELCARSCRVTMS